The proteins below come from a single Thermodesulfobacteriota bacterium genomic window:
- the rimI gene encoding ribosomal protein S18-alanine N-acetyltransferase — translation MPVLACGAVQAAQHSDLDAIAALEASCGRDHWSPAQLAAEWEIPQSRFFVFRPGTGQPATGYIGLRLVVDEAEVLRLAVLPAHRGQGIGTRLVRHACAALEQEGAGRLFLEVRPSNTVARHLYAQAGFQPVGRRSHYYQQPDEPALILTRVRPSAGPLALQPS, via the coding sequence GCCTGCGGTGCGGTGCAGGCCGCACAGCATTCGGACCTTGACGCCATCGCCGCCCTTGAGGCATCCTGCGGGCGGGATCACTGGAGCCCGGCGCAGCTGGCCGCCGAGTGGGAGATCCCCCAGAGCCGCTTCTTCGTCTTCCGCCCTGGCACCGGCCAACCGGCCACCGGCTACATCGGCCTGCGGCTGGTCGTTGATGAGGCCGAGGTGCTGCGGCTGGCGGTCCTGCCCGCCCACCGGGGCCAGGGCATTGGCACCCGCCTGGTCCGGCACGCCTGCGCGGCCCTGGAGCAGGAGGGAGCCGGCCGCCTGTTTTTGGAGGTGCGGCCCTCCAACACCGTGGCCCGCCACCTGTATGCCCAGGCCGGCTTCCAGCCGGTCGGCCGCCGGAGCCACTACTACCAGCAGCCGGACGAGCCGGCCCTGATCCTGACCCGGGTGCGGCCAAGCGCTGGGCCGCTCGCCCTCCAACCGTCATGA
- a CDS encoding phosphoglycerate kinase, translated as MKNIRDIDIRGKKVLIRVDFNVPMDDQGNITDDTRIRSVLPTINHLLDEHARVIICSHMGRPKGQRLATLSLEPVAKRLGRLLAKEVPLAPDCIGPEVEALVAKMQPGDLLLLENLRFHAEEQANDDAFSRQLASLADVYVNDAFAVAHRAHASVVGVTRHVPVAAAGFLLQREMDYFHRSVSDPMRPLVAIIGGAKVSSKLGALTNLLDKVDKMIVGGAMANTFLKSQGIDVGASKVENDLLDTARQLVAKARERGVHLYLPVDCIVADRFDPKAESKRVPVQEVPPDWMILDIGPATTILFSEALENAKTIIWNGPMGAFEMDAFSRGTMAMVRNVANSYALTIVGGGDTDVAVHRAGESANISYISTGGGAFLMLMEGKTLPGVAALDALQDR; from the coding sequence ATGAAGAACATCCGCGACATCGATATCAGGGGTAAGAAGGTCCTTATCCGGGTCGACTTCAACGTGCCCATGGATGATCAGGGCAACATCACCGACGACACCCGGATCCGCAGCGTCTTGCCCACCATCAACCACCTCCTGGACGAGCATGCCCGGGTGATCATCTGCTCGCACATGGGGCGGCCCAAGGGCCAGCGGCTGGCCACCCTCTCCCTCGAGCCGGTGGCCAAGCGCCTCGGCCGTCTGCTGGCCAAGGAGGTGCCCCTGGCCCCGGACTGCATCGGGCCGGAGGTGGAGGCGCTGGTGGCCAAAATGCAGCCCGGCGACCTCCTGCTGCTGGAAAACCTGCGCTTCCACGCCGAGGAGCAGGCCAACGACGACGCCTTTTCCCGGCAGCTGGCCAGTCTGGCGGATGTCTATGTCAATGATGCCTTTGCCGTCGCCCACCGGGCCCACGCCTCGGTGGTCGGGGTGACCCGGCACGTGCCGGTGGCGGCTGCCGGCTTCCTGCTGCAGCGGGAGATGGACTATTTCCACCGCTCGGTGAGCGACCCCATGCGGCCTTTGGTGGCCATCATCGGTGGCGCCAAGGTCTCCAGCAAGCTGGGGGCCCTGACCAACCTGCTGGACAAGGTGGACAAGATGATCGTCGGCGGCGCCATGGCCAACACCTTCCTGAAGAGCCAGGGCATCGACGTCGGCGCCTCCAAGGTGGAAAACGATCTCCTGGACACCGCTCGCCAGCTGGTGGCCAAGGCCCGGGAGCGGGGGGTGCACCTCTACCTGCCCGTGGACTGCATCGTCGCCGACCGCTTCGATCCCAAGGCGGAAAGCAAGCGGGTACCGGTGCAGGAGGTGCCACCGGACTGGATGATCCTGGATATCGGCCCGGCCACCACCATCCTGTTCAGCGAGGCCCTGGAGAACGCCAAGACCATCATCTGGAACGGCCCCATGGGCGCCTTCGAGATGGATGCCTTCTCCCGGGGCACCATGGCCATGGTGCGCAACGTCGCCAACTCTTACGCCCTGACCATCGTCGGCGGCGGCGACACCGATGTCGCCGTGCACCGGGCCGGCGAATCCGCCAACATCTCGTACATCTCCACCGGCGGCGGCGCCTTCCTGATGCTCATGGAGGGCAAAACCCTGCCCGGGGTGGCTGCCCTGGACGCGCTCCAGGACCGCTGA
- the tpiA gene encoding triose-phosphate isomerase, which produces MAPTAFIAGNWKMHGTLAEATALAAALAAGLGEVAGREVVVAPPATALAAVGQAVAGSPIGLAGQNVAWEEKGAFTGEISPRMLRDLGCRYALVGHSERRHIFGETDALVNQRLTGALRHGLRPVFCIGETLAERESGATLTVLERQLMAGLKDVALPAPEALVVAYEPVWAIGTGRTATEEQAQEAHAFIRRILAQRFEKGVAAHIRIVYGGSVTPQNVDRLLAQPDLDGVLVGGASLKVESFLRIIHFQA; this is translated from the coding sequence ATGGCACCCACGGCCTTTATCGCCGGCAACTGGAAGATGCACGGCACCCTAGCCGAGGCCACCGCCCTCGCCGCGGCCCTGGCCGCCGGCCTGGGAGAGGTGGCCGGCCGGGAAGTGGTGGTGGCGCCGCCCGCCACCGCCCTGGCTGCCGTCGGCCAGGCCGTAGCCGGCAGCCCCATCGGTCTGGCCGGCCAGAACGTGGCCTGGGAGGAGAAGGGGGCCTTCACCGGCGAGATCTCGCCGCGCATGCTCCGGGACCTGGGCTGTCGCTACGCCCTCGTCGGCCACTCCGAGCGGCGGCACATCTTTGGCGAGACCGATGCCCTGGTCAACCAGCGCCTGACCGGCGCCCTGCGCCACGGCCTTCGCCCCGTCTTCTGCATCGGCGAGACCTTGGCGGAGCGGGAGAGTGGAGCGACCCTGACGGTCCTGGAGCGGCAGCTCATGGCGGGCCTCAAGGACGTGGCCCTCCCGGCGCCTGAGGCGCTGGTGGTGGCCTACGAGCCGGTGTGGGCCATCGGCACCGGCCGTACCGCCACCGAGGAGCAGGCCCAGGAGGCCCACGCCTTCATCCGGCGCATCCTGGCGCAGCGCTTCGAGAAAGGCGTTGCCGCCCATATCCGAATCGTGTATGGTGGCAGCGTCACGCCCCAGAACGTCGACCGGCTACTGGCGCAGCCGGACCTGGACGGTGTTCTGGTGGGCGGGGCTTCCCTGAAGGTCGAGTCCTTTCTGCGGATCATCCATTTCCAAGCCTAA
- the secG gene encoding preprotein translocase subunit SecG has translation MTAILTIIHVVVCVFLIAIVLLQHGKGADIGATFGGSSQTVFGTEGPTSLLNRITTISAIVFMCTSVALAYLAGRPTGGSVMEGLSLPAKPAVEQAVPVETSPPAAVPTPIPLGRSSQEATPAPVVPEPAASAPAATEPPPAAPAAGEAPKGQ, from the coding sequence ATGACAGCTATCCTCACGATCATCCATGTGGTGGTCTGCGTCTTTCTGATCGCCATTGTGCTGCTGCAGCACGGCAAGGGCGCCGACATCGGTGCCACCTTCGGCGGCTCCAGCCAGACGGTGTTCGGTACCGAGGGTCCCACCTCGCTCCTCAACCGCATCACCACCATCTCGGCCATCGTCTTCATGTGCACGTCGGTGGCCCTGGCCTACCTGGCCGGCCGGCCCACCGGTGGCTCGGTGATGGAGGGCTTGAGCCTGCCGGCCAAGCCGGCGGTTGAGCAGGCTGTGCCGGTGGAGACCTCGCCACCGGCCGCGGTGCCGACGCCGATCCCCCTGGGCCGGTCCAGCCAGGAGGCGACGCCGGCACCGGTTGTACCGGAGCCGGCCGCCAGCGCGCCTGCAGCAACAGAACCGCCTCCCGCCGCACCCGCGGCTGGCGAGGCGCCCAAAGGTCAATAG
- a CDS encoding XTP/dITP diphosphatase, with amino-acid sequence MHKAIIALATRNEGKIRELTELVAGFPVEIRSLRDFGPIPEAKEDGATFDDNAYQKALFTAKVLGIPAMADDSGLVVPALDGAPGVYSARYAGEQASDADNIRKLLAAMEGKSDRRAAFECVVSIAVPSGPALTYEGRCEGEITLAPRGKDGFGYDPVFFYPPLGKTFAELTLEEKNAVSHRGQALAQVRQELAKILTWLSQRLREVKPPKPDHAEFADNDWSQQEWRPPCAKKGGATTV; translated from the coding sequence ATGCACAAAGCGATCATCGCCCTGGCCACCAGAAACGAAGGCAAGATCCGGGAGCTGACCGAGCTGGTGGCCGGCTTTCCCGTGGAGATCCGCAGCCTGCGGGACTTCGGCCCCATCCCCGAAGCCAAGGAAGACGGCGCCACCTTCGATGACAATGCGTACCAGAAGGCCCTGTTCACCGCCAAGGTCCTGGGCATCCCGGCCATGGCCGACGACTCCGGCCTGGTGGTGCCAGCCCTGGACGGCGCGCCCGGGGTCTACTCGGCCCGCTACGCCGGCGAGCAGGCCAGTGATGCCGACAACATCCGGAAGCTGCTCGCGGCCATGGAGGGCAAAAGCGACCGCCGGGCCGCCTTCGAGTGCGTCGTCTCCATCGCCGTGCCCAGCGGCCCGGCCCTGACCTACGAAGGCCGTTGCGAAGGGGAGATCACCCTGGCCCCCCGGGGGAAAGACGGCTTCGGCTACGATCCGGTCTTTTTCTATCCGCCGTTGGGCAAGACCTTTGCCGAGCTGACCCTGGAGGAGAAGAACGCGGTCAGCCACCGGGGCCAGGCCTTGGCCCAGGTACGCCAGGAGCTGGCCAAGATCCTCACCTGGCTCAGCCAGCGCCTCCGGGAGGTCAAGCCCCCCAAGCCCGACCACGCCGAGTTCGCGGACAACGACTGGTCGCAGCAGGAGTGGCGGCCGCCGTGCGCAAAGAAGGGAGGAGCCACCACGGTGTGA